The Actinomadura graeca nucleotide sequence GCAGGTCTCATGGTCGGCACCTTCCGCGACGTCTACGAGGCCGACTCGCCGATCGAGCTGGTCTACCACGCCAGCCGACCCGGCCCCGGCGGCGGGCCCCTCGCACTGCCCGGCCTGGGAATCGCCCCGGCGGGTTCGGAGAACGAGGGCGAGCAGACCCCCGCCGTCCGCGAGCGCAGCACGTCGCACCCGCCCGGCTCCAGCCTGGAGGCGGCGCTCGCCGAGGCGCGCGAACACGGCGACCACCAGGCGTACCTGCGGCTCCTCACCCGCGCCGTGCTGTACTTGCCGGCTTCGGGCGAACCCTCGGGAGCCCACCAGTTCGCAACGGCCCGGTTCGGCGACGGAACGTTCGTCCTCGCGTTCACCTCGCCCGAGGCCATGGACCGCTCCCTGCAAGGCCAGGCGTCCCACTACCGGCAGGCATCCCTTCCCGACCTGTCGCGGCACTGGCCGCACCCGGAATGGCAGCTCGCCATCAACCCCGGCCTTCCCAGCGCCTCCTACCTGAACGCCAACGCCCTCTTCGAGTCCGGCGAGGACCATCCGCCCGCGCCCGTGGCGCCGTCCAGGACGACCGACGACCGGGTACCCGCCCCCACCGCTCCCCCGCGCCAACCTGCGGAGGAGAGCGGCCGTCCAGCGCCGTCCGACAGGGAGGGCGAATCGCCCGTTCCGGCCACGTCCGGGGCGGTTTGGACAGCCGAGGGTGGCTCGTCGCCGGGGCCCCGGCCGACCCCGCCGACGGCGGTCCCGCCCCGACAGCCGTCAGACGACCTCAGAGAGGCGCGTGACGGACGAGACGCATCGAGGGACCCGCGAGGCTTCCCGGCACCCTCACTGCCCGCTGAACGGCTCGCGGCCGACCCGGGGGACGCGGGAGTGATCATGCAGAAGGTCCTGCGACCCGAGCACGTCCGCTATTACCTGGAGGACGGTTACGACCTGGTCGCCGGATATGTTCACCGGCTGCAGGACGTGCGGGGCCTCGACACCCCGGCGGCCGTCATCCGTGGGCTGGCGCTGGACTACGAGGGGTCGCCTTTCACACTCACGGACGAACGCGTCTTCGTGGTCCGGTGGCAGGCGCCCAAGCCGACGCTCTTCCGGCGCTCGCCCGGCGACGTCGGTGAGCGGGGCACCGGCAAGGTCGCGGACGTGCAGGAGTTCGCGATCGAGAGCCAGCGGCTTCCCCACGGCGCCGAGCTGATCCGGATCGACGCGTCCGGACCGGAGTCATCCGGGACCACGGAACGGGTGGCCACGTACGACGCCGACCTACGCCGATGGCTGGTGCGGCTGCCAGGAGGGCGCGGGTGAGCATCAGACACGGCTACTACGCGGGCCGAGATGGCGCCGAGTACGAGGCGAGCCCGGACGGCGATAGCGTGCGGCTGTACACGGCGCAGCACGCCGAAGGGTTCCGGCAGATAGGCCCGGACCGGTTCGTCCAGGTGGTGCCGCTGTCGGAAGTGGACCGGCTGTCGTACGTCAGCACCTACTGCACATGGCGCGGCGAGCCGTTCCTCGTGCTCAGCGAACACGAGGAGTGGGTGCGGGTCGAGTACACCGGCGGCAAGGCAGGCGTGGCCGAGCGGCTCGCCCTCGAACTGTTCGACCGGGATGTGCACCAAACGTGGGCACCGCGCAGCGAGATCGGGGATCTGCGCGAGGAGTCGGTCTGAGACGGCGCGGCGGGCGGCGTGGCCCGGCCACGGCGCGTGCGGCGGCCGATGGTAGTTCTTGGGCATGGCGGTCATCGACATCAACGCCGACCTGGGCGAGGGCTTCGGCATCTGGGAGCTGGGCGACGACCTCGCGCTGCTCGACGTGATCACCAGTGCGAACGTGGCGTGCGGGTTCCACGCCGGCGATCCGCTCATCATGCGGCGGGTGTGCGCCGCGGCGGCCGGGCGCGGGGTGACGATCGGCGCGCAGGTGTCCTACCGCGACCTGGTCGGCTTCGGGCGCCGGGAGATGGACGTCGCCCCGCCCGAGCTGACCGCCGAGATCCTCTACCAGCTCGCGGCATTGGACGGCATAGCGCGCGCGGAGGGCGGCCGGGTGGCGTACGTGAAACCGCACGGCGCCCTCTACAACAGGGTCGCGCGCGACCCCGTCC carries:
- a CDS encoding TY-Chap domain-containing protein, producing MDWNDFAQRLTLELSRLPVTSFIILQRPGGLPYVQAMRSENALDAEAVGNAFLPRPLAPHQERRLKALGWEEPDEDRRRNWWAHFGLRTRGSRAPAENLETCALLAGLMVGTFRDVYEADSPIELVYHASRPGPGGGPLALPGLGIAPAGSENEGEQTPAVRERSTSHPPGSSLEAALAEAREHGDHQAYLRLLTRAVLYLPASGEPSGAHQFATARFGDGTFVLAFTSPEAMDRSLQGQASHYRQASLPDLSRHWPHPEWQLAINPGLPSASYLNANALFESGEDHPPAPVAPSRTTDDRVPAPTAPPRQPAEESGRPAPSDREGESPVPATSGAVWTAEGGSSPGPRPTPPTAVPPRQPSDDLREARDGRDASRDPRGFPAPSLPAERLAADPGDAGVIMQKVLRPEHVRYYLEDGYDLVAGYVHRLQDVRGLDTPAAVIRGLALDYEGSPFTLTDERVFVVRWQAPKPTLFRRSPGDVGERGTGKVADVQEFAIESQRLPHGAELIRIDASGPESSGTTERVATYDADLRRWLVRLPGGRG